The nucleotide sequence CCGACGGACGCTTCCTGCTCTACACACAGGGAGAGGCGAACGGGCGCACGGACGTGCTGCGCCTCGACCTGACGACGGGTGCACGCCAACCCGTGGCGTCCACGCCGGATCAGAGCGAGTACTCGGCCCTGGTGCCGCCGGACGGCCGGGGTGTGGTCGTGGTCCGCGTGGAGCCCGACTCCACACAGCGCTTGTGGCGGACGGCCGTCGCGGACGAGCAGGTGGTCTTCCCCGACATCGCTCCGGTCGGCTATCACGCCTGGGTGGACGAGCGCCACGTCGCGCTCTTCGTGCTGGGCGATCCCGTCACCCTGGTGCTCGCAGACCCGACGACCGGGAGCACCCGTGTCGTGGACCAGCGCATCGGACGCTCCCTGCAGAGGGTGCCCGGACAACGGACCGTGAGCTACACCGCGGTGCCCGACAGTGTCGCATGGATCCGCGGCGTCGACGTCGACACGGGAGAGACGCATCCGATCGTGCCCGCCCTCGAAGGCAGCGAGGACCACGCCTGGACTCCGGACGGCGTCCTGCTGATGGGACAGGGAAGCAGGCTGTACGCGCGGGATCCCGGCGACCCGCAGGGGTCGTGGGCGCAGATCGCGGACCTGTCCGCATTGGGGAGCCGCATCTCCCGGATCGCGGTCCACCCGCAGGGCACGCAGATCGCGGTGGTGCTGGAGCCGGCACCCGCGTCCTGAGGCAGGAACGGGTCCTGAGGGCAGGAACGGGTCCTGAGGGCAGGAACGGGTCCTGAGGGCAGGAACGGGTCCTGAGGGCAGGAACGAAGAAGCGGGGAGGGCCAGGCCCTCCCCGCCGGGTCACGCGGCGTCACGTGTGCCCGCCGCCCCCTCCTCCGCAGTTCCCACCCCCACCACCTCCTCCACCACCCCCTCCTCCACCGCCACCACCGCCACCACCGCCACCACCTCCGGCCTGGTCGACCCAGATGTCGAGCCAGGTGAAGCGACCGGACGGGTCGAGCACCGGAACGTACTCCAGCTCCGGATCGGCGGCTTCGCCGCAGGCGTCCAGCGAGACGTTGCGCGGGACGGACACCCCGCCGACGAGGGCGAAGTCGTCCAGGCTGAAGGTGATGCGCCACCAGCCGTAGCGATGCTCGTTGGCCGGGATGGGCACGTCACGCAGGAAGAAGTTGTAGCCGTAGATGACCTTCCCGGCCACGTTGACCTCCGCGCTGTAGTACCCCGGGCCGTCGTTGCCCAGGCCCTCGGCGATCGTCCCCTCGAAGGCCGTGAAGCGCGGTTCGAGGGTGGTGTTGTCCAGCTTCTCGATCTTCAAGCGCGGGCTGACCGAGTAGATGGTCGGCAGGAACCCACCCGTCGAGCCATCGGTTCCGTGCATCTCGGACGGTCCCGACCCCGAGAGCAGGGTCATGTTGAACCCTGTCGCCGGGGCTGCCGTCCACGCGCTGAGCGTGTGTTCGATCCGCACGATCGAGTGCGTGTTCCACGTGTGGTGGGTCAGGTTGTCTCCCCAATCCACCTCCGCGGACTGCCGACCCAGGGCGCTGCCGTCGAACCACTGCGCCCGCCAGGTGTTGGCGTTCTGCTGCTGGAAGTACTGGACCCCACCGACCTCCACGTCCGGCGTGTTCCCGGACCAGAAGAACGCGTCGTTGGAGGGCACGGGGATGCTTTCCATCAGCGTGGGTCGAACGCCCGGATCCTGGGCGACCGGCAACCCGGTGACGCCGTATCCCTCGGCGAAGATCACGGGCCAGGAGAGGTTGTTTCCGTAGCCCTCCTCGGGCTCGCCTCCCCCTCCGCCACCCGGCTTGGCCACGACGACCTTCACCACGGCGCTGAGGGCGCCGCTGGTCACCGTGATGTCCGCCTCGCCGGCGGAATGCGCGCGAACGACCCCGGAGCCATCCACCGATGCGACGGTGGGGTCGCTGCTCACGAAGGTGAACGTGCGACCCGGGACCGGATTCCCGCTGTGATCCTGCACCTCGGCGATCAGCGTGAGCTCGTCACCCGGATGGGCCGTCCAGGCCGTGGGCGTGACGGACAGCACGCCATCGTTCGCAGGAGGTGGCGCCGCCACGACGGTGATCTCCACAGATCCACTCACCCCACCGCTCGTCGCGATCGCGCGGAAGGTGCCCACGAACCCGGCCTTGAAGTCCACGGCCGAACCGACCGTGTCCATCGGGACTCCGATGTCGTGGTGCGACGTCGCCCACGTGATGGTACGGTCGGGCAGCGCCTTTCCGGACGCGTCGTAGGCCAGGGCGCTCACCCGCACCAGGGTGCCCTTCACGACGGTCGTCGCGGAGGCCGTGACCGTCACGGACGCGACGGGCACCGGCGCTGCCGGCGTCACGACCACCTGCGCCCACCCCCGCACGCCGTCGGCCACGACGCCGATGCGGGTCGAGCCGGGCGCAACCGCAGTGACCACGCCACGCTCGCTGACGACGGCCACAGCCGCGTTCTCGGTGAACCAGGTGACGTCCATCGTGTTGGGCTTGCCTGCGCCATCCTTCACGGCCGCCGCGATCGTGGCGACCTGTCCGGGAAGCAGCGTCAGGCTGTTCGGCGTCAGGCTCACGGCCCAGACCGAGGGGACAACCTCGAGTGCTACCTGGGCCTGCACGCCGTCCACGTCGATGGTCACCGTGGCGGTGCCGGGGCCCCTGGCGGTCACGACCCCGTCGGCGTCCACCGCCAGAACGTTCTCGTCCGAAGAGGTGAACGTCATCGGTCGCTCGAGCCCGCTTCCGGTCACGTCGTAGACCGAAACACCGATGGTGGTGGTCTCCCCGACCCGAAGCTGCGTCAGAGCGACATCGGGATCGATCCGGTCCACCCACGGCGCGATCTCCCGGACGGCATAGACGCCCGACCCGTCGACATCGCCTTCGACGTACGCCCCCATGGGGTCGCCGAGCCCGGGCACGGCCTCCCATCCTGCCCCGGTCCAACGGTGGAGCCGGAGGAAGACCGGACGGGCATCCGGGCCCAGCGCGTTCGGCTCATAGCGTAGCCGCACCCGGACCGGGTGGCCGAGCACGACGTCACCGAAGCGCACCGTATGCGCCGAGCCGGCCACGATGCCGTCGGTGCCGTACTCGGAGGCGAACGACCACTCGGCCGAGACGAACGTCCGTTCGGACAGCGCCGCGGCGGGTACGACCAGGCGGATCTGCTCGTCCATCGAGCTGAGCTGACCGCCTTCGGGGCCGATCTCACGCCCCCAGGGTGTGATCACGACCTTGCGGGTCGCCGTGCGCCGACCGCTGGTGGCCGTCAGGATGACGGTACCGGAGTGACGCGCGACCAGCTTTCCTTCCACGACCTCCGCACACAGGGCGTCGGACGTGGACCAACTCGCGTTCAGGGCTTCGATGCGCCCCGATGTGTAGACCGCCTGGGCCGCCACAGGTAGCGAGGTGCCCGCGGCCAGGGTGGCCACCGGCAGATCGATGCGGAAATCCGACACGTTCTCGACCAACGGCCCGGTGGAGTCGGAGCAGGCCCCGATCCCCCCGAGGACGACGAGAACGGCGAAGCGGCCCCAGCGCGAGAAGGCAGGTCTGGACGACATGGTGCCCTCCTCACCTCCAGGGTTCCGTCGGCCGGCCGAATGCGCGACCGACGCCAGGAAAAGGTGGCGGAGTGGCAGCTGCTCGTCTGTCGGAAGGAGGACTACGGGTCCCGCGCGGAAAGATCCGTCAGCGTGAGAACGTCACCACCACCGGCGTGTGATCCGACGGTTTCGACTCGAAGTGGAGCTTCTTGCGCGCCTCCCGGTCCACGCGCGTCTCCAGCACCTGGCCGGCCAGCGGCGGTGTGGCGAACACGTGGTCGATCCGCAGCCCGTCGTTCTTGGGGAACGCCAGGCGCTGGTAGTCCCACCACGTGAACCAGTTGTCTTGCGGACGCCGGGCAGCCACCACGTCCACCAGCCCCCATCCTTCGAAGCGCGCGAGTGCAGCGCGGGCGTCCGCGTGGCAGAGCACGCTCGCTCCCCAGCGTTCCGGAAACGCGACATCGAGGTCGGTCGGAGCCACGTTGAAGTCACCGACCAGGGCCAGTGGGGCCTCGAGGCTCGCGGTGGCCCGCAGGTGGTCCAGGAGGCGGTCCATCCACCGCAGCTTGGCCGCGTACCGCTCGGTGCCCACCATCTGGCCGTTCGGGAAGTACGCGCTGATCACCCGCACGCCGTCCACCAGGGCCGAGATGAGCCGCGCTTCCTCCTCGGGGCCGTCGCCGGGGAGGCCCCGCTCCACCGCCTCGGGCGCGGACCGCGCCAGGATGGCCACGCCGTTGTAGGCCTTCTGCCCGTGCACCACCGCGTGGTACCCCACCGCCTCGATCGCCTCGAAGGGGAAGGCGTCGTCGGGGATCTTGGTCTCCTGGAGGCAGAGCGCGTCCGGGCGCTCCCGCTCCAGCCAGTCGAGCACGCGATCGAGGCGGACCTTGATGGAGTTGATGTTCCAGGTGGCGATCTTGAACGACACGCAGGTCTCCTTCCAGCGGGCGGCGGAGGAACGTGGACCGTGGCATGGGCCGCGGAGCGGAAGGTACTGGAACAGCGTCGGGGGATCACCCGACGCCCTGGGGCTCGGCGACGCCCGGCGTACGCGGTCGCGCCCCGGGCGGATCTCCTTGACAGTCCAGGAGAGCGGCCTAGCTTCTCCTAATTCATCTAGGAGAGCCGATGACCGACCGCGCCGACCCCCTTCCCGGGACCCTGGATCTGTTGATCCTCAAGGCCATCTCCCTCGGGCACGTGCATGGCTACGGGGTCCTGCTCCGCATCGAGCAGATCTCCGGAGGCGCCCTGGAGATCAAGCAGGGAGCCCTCTACCCCGCCCTCTACCGGCTCGAACACCAGGGCCTGATCGAGAGCGAGTGGGGAACGTCCGAGAACAATCGGCGCGCCAAGTTCTACCGGCTGACCGGTGCAGGACGGAAGCGCTTCGGGGAGGAGAAGGCGAGCTGGAACCGCCTGGCCGACGCCATCGCGTTGGCGCTGACCGCCACGCCCCTGGAGACCTGAGCATGGATCCACGACCTGGCTCCTCGGGGATCCGCCGCCTCGTGGCGCGCGTGCGCTCGCTGTGGAGAGGACTGCGTCACCGCTCGGAGATGGAAGCAGAGATGCTCGAGGAGTTCCGCCATCACATCGAGCTCCGCACGGAGGCCCTGATCCGGGAGGGCCTGGATCCGCGCGCTGCGGCCCGGCGCGCCCATCTGGAGTTCGGGCACATCGAGACGCACCGCGACGACGCACGAACGGCGCGGGGTCTGGGCCTCTTCGACGGTGTCCGCTTCTCGTCGCTCGACCTGAAGGTGGCGCTACGCATGGTGCGCAAGCATCCCTGGCTCACCGTCGTCGCGGTCTTCGCGCTGGCCGTGGGGATCCCCGTGGGGCTCGCGCCGATGCACCTGTCGGGCGTGTTCGACGCACCGCTGCCGGAAGACCCGGGGCGCCGCGTCTGGGCGCTGCGCCTGTGGCAGCCCCTGACCAGCAGCGTCGCCACACCCCGGCTCGACGACTTCGAATACTGGTCGCGGGAGCTTTCGTCCTTCGCTCGGCTGGGCGCCTTCCAGAGCTCCACGTTCAACGTCGACGCCGACGATGGCCGCGCCCCGCCGGTCCGGGGGGCTCACGTCACCGCGTCCACGTTCGACATCCTCGGTCGGCCCGCCCTGCTGGGCCGCACCCTGCTTCCCTCGGATCAGGCGGCGGACGCTCCCGACGTCGTGGTCCTCGGGCATGGGCTGTGGACGGCACGCTTCGGTGCCGATCCCACGCTCGTGGGAAGGACGATCCGCATCGGCGGTGCGCCGCATACGGTGGTCGGGGTCATGCCGGCCGGCTTCCTGTTTCCGTGGGCCGACCAGATCTGGTTGCCGCTCCGCGAGGCCCCGCTGGCCTCGGCAGCGCGGCTCCAGGGCCTGCGCGTCTTCGGCCGTCTCACCGACGGCGTCTCGGTCGAGGAGGCGCAGACGGAGCTCAGTGCGGCCGGACGCGCCCCCGTCGAGGAGGACTCCTCCCTACGCGTCCGTCTACAACCGGAGGTGGTCCCCTTCGCGTTCTCCTACCTCTCCTTCCCCCGCGGAGGCCTGCGAAGCCTGCCCGAGTACCTGTTCTTCCAGACCCTGGCGTTGACCCTGCTGCTCGTGGCGTGCGGCAACGTCGCGATGCTGATCTTCGCGCGTACGGCCACACGCTTCCGGGAGCTTGCCATCCGGGGCGCGCTGGGGGCCGGTCGGGCCCGCATCGTTTCGCAGCTCTTCGTTGAAACGCTGGTGCTCGCTGTCCTCGCCGCCGGTATGGGCGTCTTCTTGCTCGACACCGCGCTCGGACGGTTGGATTTCGCGGGTTGGGCGGGCGTCGAGTCCCTTCCCTACTGGTTGTCCCTGGACGTCACGGGCGGCGGGCTCCTCAGCGCCCTGGTCCTGGCTGTCCTCAGCGCGACCCTCGCGGGCGTGCTGCCGGCGCTGCGCATCACGGGGCGCGACGTCAGCGACACGATCCGCAAGGCGAACGCGGGCCGTTCCGGTATCCGCTTCGGCGGCGCGATCGGAGCGCTGGTCGTGGCCGACGTGGCGGTCTCCGTCGTGGTCGTGTCCCTCGCGCTGTCGACGGTGGATCGGATGACCGATGCCGCCCGGGCAGCACAGGCCGCGGGCATTCCCGCCGATGAGTACCTGGCCGTGGACGTGCGGATGCCGGACGCCTCGCCGAGGGGCGGAGAGGCCGTGGAGCGGCAGCGCTTCCGGGAGGAGATGGCGGCCGTTCAGCGGGCGCTGGTCGAGCGCCTGCAGAACGAACCCGGCGTGCGTAGCGTGGCCGTGGCCGACGCATTGCCGCGCATGGACGCCCGTTCCCGGCCCGTCGAGATCGACGGTGTGACCCGCCCCGGCAGCATGCCGGGGTGGTACGTCAGCGCCGTGCGCATCGACCCGGGCTTCTTCTCCGCCCTGGAGACACCCATCCTCATGGGTCGTGACTTCGCTCTGGGGGACGTCGAGGACGGGGCCACGGCCGTGATCGTGAACGCGCCCTTCGTGGAGCGACTGCTCGCGGGACGCGACCCGATCGGTCAGCGCATCCGCTTCCTGACCGGAGCGAATGAAGGAGAGGGTCCCTGGTATCAGATCGTCGGCGTGGTCGGCCACCTCGGCATCAACATGGTGAACCCGGCGAGCGGAGAGGCGCTGTATCTCCCAACCGCGCCGGGGGACTTGAATCCTTTCCAGATCGGCATCCATGCCCGGGTCTCGCCCGAGACCCTGGTCCCTCGCGTGCGGGAGATCGTGGAGCAGGTGGCGCCCACCGCAATCGCCGGAGCTCCGAGACCGCTGGGACGGATCAACCAGGGCGACTGGTACCTGATCCTCGGAGTCGCCGCCGGGCTGGCGCTGCTGGTGGCCGTGCTGCTGGTGCTGGTGATCTCCGGCATCTACGCCATGATGTCCTTCTCGGTCTCCGAGCGGACCCGCGAGATCGGTGTCCGCGCCGCGTTGGGGGCGACCCGCCCCCGCCTGGTCTACACGGTGCTCCGTCGCTCGCTGCTGCAGATCGGGATCGGGGCCCTGTTGGGGCTGCCGTTGGCGGCACGGGTGTTCTACGAGTTGGGCCTGGCCAGCGGGAGCCGCCACGCCACCGTCGGCGCCGTGGCCTTGGCGCTGGGGCTCGCGGTGGGCGCGGTGGCGGTCGTGGGGGCGTCTTCCTGCTACGTTCCCATGCGACGGGTACTGGCCATCCAGCCGAACGAGGCGCTCCGAGCCGAAGGATGAGCTGATGTGATGCGGCCGCGGCCTGAGCCCAGCCCCCGCCGGCCTGTCCCGAAGGTCCAGGTCCGGCGGACACGGGCATGACGGAGTCCCCTGTTCCGCTCCCCGTCGCCGTCATCGGCGCCGGCGCCGCCGGCCTCATGGCGGCGCTGCACGCGGCGCGCGCCGGCGCGTCGGTGGTGTTGCTCGAGCGCACGTCGGATGGCGGGCGCAAGATCCTCATCAGCGGCGGAGGTCGCTGCAACGTGCTGCCGGCGGTGGAGCGGCCGGGCGCGTTCGTGACCGATTCGTCCGCGCGCCTGCTGCGCCGACTGCTCGGCGCCTGGCCCCTCGCCGAGCAGCGCGCCTTCTTCGAGTCCGACCTGGGCCTTCCCCTGTCCCTGGAAGCCGAGTCCGCCAAGCTCTTCCCGCGGAGCGGCAAGGCCCGCGACGTTCGCGACGCACTCCTCGACGCCGCCCGCGCCGCTGGAGTCCGCCCGTGGTTCGGCGCGGCGGTCACCGACGCGGTCCCGACCGGGAACGGATGGACGGTCCACCTGGAGGGCGCGCCACCCCTCATCGCCTGCGCCGTGGTGCTGGCCACCGGGGGCCTGTCCGTCCCCGCCACCGGGAGCGACGGCTTCGGCCTGAAGCTGGCGGACCGGCTCGGGCATACCGTCCATCCGACGTATCCGGCGCTCACGCCGCTCACGGCGGATCCGCCTCCGCATGCGCATCTGGCGGGGATCTCGCTCGAGGTCACCCTGCGGGCTCCGGCCGCCCGCCCCCGCGTCACCACGACGGGAGGCTTCCTGTTCACGCATCGTGGGTGGAGTGGTCCCGCGGTCCTGGACGCCTCGCACCTGGCCACCCGGGCCCGACTCGGGTTGGCGGAGCCCGATTCCGCGCGGATCCGGGTGGCCTGGACCCGGTTGGACCGAGACGCCTGGACCGCCGAGCTCCAGAGTGGGCCGGGCACCGTGGCGCGGGCGGTGGGACGCCACCTCCCCGACCGGCTGGTGGAGCAGCTGCTCGCACAGGCGGGCATCCCCGCGGACCGCACGCTGGCCCAGCTCCGCCGCGGGGAGCGGACCGCGCTCGTGGAAGCGCTGTGCGACACGCTCCTGCCCTGGACGGGCGACGAAGGCTACAAGAAGGCGGAGGTGACCGGCGGTGGCGTGGCGCTGTCGGAGATGGATCCGCACACGCTCGAGAGCCGCCTGTGCCCCGGGCTGTTCCTGTGCGGGGAACTCCTCGACGCATTCGGGCCTATCGGGGGACACAACTTCCAGTGGGCGTGGAGTACCGGCCGGGCGGCCGGGCTCGGGGCGGCGACCCACGCGCAGCGACCCCCGCACGCCTGAGGACATCCGCAGCCGGAGGGACCGTGGTCCAGTGGGAGAAGCGCGGCCGCAGCCGCAATCTGGAGGATCGGCGGGGGCAGCGGGTCGGACGGGCAGGGGTGGGCATCGGGGGCACCCTGTTGCTCCTGGTGCTCAGCGTCTTCTTCGGACCGGAAGTGCTCCAGGTGCTCGGACCGGTGGTCTCCGCCACCAACAATCGCCCGCAGGTCACGGAAGGCCCGTTGGAAACGACGGCCGCCGAAGAAGAGACCGTCGACTACGTGTCCTTCCTGCTGGACGACATGCAAGCGGTCTGGAACACGCGGCTGCCACGGATGGGCGCCGATTACCGCGAGACCACCCTCGTGCTGTTTCGTGACGCCACGCCGTCCGCATGCGGCCTGGGGCAGTCCGCGATGGGTCCGTTCTACTGTCCGCGCGATGAGAAGGTCTACCTCGACCTCTCGTTCTTCGACGAGCTGGCCCAGCGCTTCGGCGCTCCCGGCGATTTCGCGCAAGCGTACGTGCTCGCGCACGAGATCGGTCATCACGTCCAGAACGTGCTCGGCATCTCCACCGAGGTCTCCCGCTTGCAGCAGGCGCGTCCGAACCAGGCCAACCAGCTTTCGGTGCGGCTCGAGTTGCAGGCCGATTGCCTCGCGGGTGTCTGGGGCGCCTCCGCGGCCGCACAGGGCCGCCTGGAGCCGGGCGATGCGCAGGAGGGGCTACGCGCCGCGGCCGCGATCGGCGACGACCGCATCCAGCGTCAGACGCAGGGTCGGGTCGTGCCGGAGTCGTTCACCCACGGTACCTCCGAGCAGCGCCTCGAGTGGCTGCGTCGGGGCCTGCAGAGCGGCGACCCGAACACCTGCGACACGTTCGGCGCCTGACACCCCCGCGCGGGGGTCGTGCGGGAGTGTCCCGCCCGGGAGGACGGCCTGCCCTCCCGGGGCACGAGGCGCCCGCACGAGCCGCCACCCTACACGGGGTCCGCCACCTTGGCCTTGGCCAGCATCCATTCCATCGGGCAGAAATGCGTGAAGCTGGACTGGATCAGGTTGAAACCCACGAACGCGGTGAAGAGGAACCAGGCCGGGTGCACCCACCAGCCCAGAGCCAGCGATCCGAGGACGAAGATCCCCGCGATGCGGCGGATCAGATAGTGCATCTTCATAGGACCTCCACGGTGTCCAACGCGTAGACGCGGATCCCCTCCTCGGGACCGCGCTGCTCCATAAGGCGCCGGACCTCCGCCGTGAGGCGCACGGCCTCCTCCACCGGCACGGCGGCGAAGAAGAGGGTGGACGATCCGGGAAAGGCCCGCGTCCCCATCTTCCGTCCGGTCGACCCCTTCCCCAGCACCTGCGGGATCTCGCTCCAGCCCATCACCCCCGATGTCTCCAGCAGCGCGGCCACGTCGGGGGCATGATCCGCGTCCACGAAGATCAGCAGCATCTTCATCGCATCATCTCGTAGTAGAGGAGGGGGATCGCGACCAGGGTGAGGAGGGTCGCCACGAGCGCACCGCTGATGAGCGCGATGCCGAGACCCTGGAAGATCGGATCGGTGACCATCACGATCCCCCCGATCACGACCGCCAGCGCGGTGAGCACGATGGGTCGGGCCCGGATGAGCCCGGAGGCCACGACCGCTTCGGCCAGGGGTCGCCCGCGCTCGAGCTCCAGCCGCACGAAGTCCACCAGCAGGATCGAGTTGCGCACGATGATGCCCGCCAGCGCGATCATCCCGATCATCGACGTGGCCGTGAAGAACGCGCCGCTGAGCGCATGCGCGGGCAGGATCCCGATCAGCGTGAGCGGGATCGGCGCCATGATGACCAACGGCACCAGGAAGCTCTGGAACCAGGCCACCACCAGCACGTAGATCAGCACCAGCACGGCCGCGAAGGCGATCCCGAGATCGCGGAACACGTCCACTGTGATCTTCCACTCGCCGTCCCACACCAGGAAGGACTCCTCCGTCAGCGTGGGAGAGGCGGCGTAGTAGACCGGGATGCCTTCCGCCTCGTCGCCCAGCTCGTGGCGCATGGCCAGCATGGCGTACGCGGGGCTCTCCATGGCGCCAGCCACGTCGGCCGTGACGTACACGACCGGCCGCAGGTTCTTGCGGTGCCGGGTGACGGGTGCGGGCATGCTGTCGAATGCGGCCAGGGAACCCAACCGCCGCGCCCCACCCGGTGTGGCGATGGGCAGCGCGGCCAGGTCACCGACGCCGCTCCGGTCCGCGTCCGCCAACTGGATGCGGAGCGGCACCGGCTCCGCGGCGTGTTCGTCATGGAGCAACCCGCCCACCGCGCCACCGCCGGCCGCGGCCAACGTACGCGCCAGATCCTCGGGCGTGATGCCAGCCCGCAGCGCTTCTGCCTGGTCGATGGCGGCGCGCACCTGCACGTGCGGCGCCTCGACCGTCCAGTCCACGTCCACCACGCCGTCGGTGCGCTCGAAGATCTCCTTCACGCGCGCCGCCCGCCGGATCTGCTCGTCGTAGTCGGGCCCGTAGACCTCGGCCGTCAGGGTGGCCAGCACGGGCGGGCCCGGCGGGATCTCGGCCAGCTTGACCGAGGCGCCATAGGCGCGCGCCACGGAGTCCACGACCGGCCGCAGCCGGAGCGCGATGGCGTGGCTCTGGGCGTCACGCTCGTGCCGGTCCGCCAGATTCACCTGCACGTCGGCCACCGTGGGACCACGCCGCAGGAAGTAGTGGCGCACGAGGCCATTGAAGTTGAACGGCGCGGCCACGCCGGCGTAGGTCTGCACGTCGTGCACGTCCTCGTCGGTCGCGACCGCCAGCGCGAGCGCCTGCGCCACCTCGTTGGTGCGCTCCAACGTCGTGCCCTCCGGCATGTCCACGATGAGCTGGAATTCGCTCTTGTTGTCGAAGGGGAGCATCTTGACCTTCACCAGCTTGAGCGGGACCAGCAGCACCGACACCAGGAGCAGGGCCACCATCACCGCATAGGCCGTCCAGCGCTTGCGGCGATCTGCGATCCAGCGCTCGAGCATGGAGCGGTACGCATCGGCGATCCGGCCGGTGGGCCGCGGTTCCTCCTCTTCCCCGGCTCCCCCCGTCGGGTGGGCAGGCGCGTGGTTCCTGAGCAGGCGGACGGCCAGATAGGGCGTGATGGCGAACGCCACCACCAGCGAGAAGATCATGGCGACCGAAGCGCCCACCGGGATGGGCCGCATGTAGGGCCCCATCAGACCGGACACGAACGCCATGGGCAGGATGGCCGCAATGACGGTGAGCGTGGCCAGGATGGTGGGATTGCCCACCTCGTCCACGGCGATCACGGCGGCCTCGTCCGCGTGGCGGCGGCCCATCCCCAGATGGCGAGCGATGTTCTCCACCACCACGATGGCATCGTCCACCAGGATCCCGATCGCGAAGACGAGCGCGAACAGCGTGATGCGGTTGAGCGTGTAGCCGTAGAGCCGGTAGACGAGCAGGGTGAGCGCCAGCGTGACGGGCACGGCCACCAGCACCACCACGGCCTCCCGCCAGCCGAGCGCCAGCCACACCAGGACGGCCACTCCCAACGTGGCGATCAGGATGTGGAGCAGCAGCTCGCGGGACTTCTCCGTGGCGGTCTCGCCGTAGTCCCGCGTGACGGTGACCCGCACGTCCTCGGAGAGCACCACGCCCTCGAGCTCCGCCACCCGCTCCAGCACGCGGTGGGCGATGTCGGCCGCGTTCTTCCCTTCCCGCTTGGCGATGGCGATGGTCACGGCGGGCTCGAAGTCCGCGTCCGCGCCTTCCAGGTGCGCCACGTACTGATCCGGCAGGGCCGGGCCGTCCTCGATGGTGGCCACGTCTCCGAGCCGCACGGCCCGGCCTTGCTGCATGCCCACCACCAGGTCCTTCACCTGATCCGGACGACGCAGCAGGTGGCCCACCCGCACGGGTACCGTGCGGTTGTCCGACACCAGCGTACCCGCAGGCAGGTCCACGTTGGAAGTGCCCAGGGCGTGGATGACCACCCCGGCCGACAGTCCGCGCGCGGCCAGCGCGGCGGGATCGAGCGTCACGCGCACCTCCCGCGGCGCGCCGCCCACGACCCAGCTCTCCGCCACGTCCGGGATGCGCTTGATTTCGGCGGCCAGCTCCGCGGCCTGTTGCCGGAGCAGGTAGCCTCCGGTGTGGTCGGCCGCAGACGAGAGCGTGATCGTCAGGATCGGGACCTCGTTGATCCCGTGCAGCGTCACCAGCGGGGGCGTGGCACCGGGCGGCGCCGACGCCGCGTTGGCCATCAGCTTGCCGTAGAGCCGCGTGAGCGCGAGCTCCGGCTCCGTGCCGACCTCGAAGCGGGCGGTCACCAACGCGCCATCGCTCTGCGAGGCGGAGTACAGGTACTCCACGCCGGGCACCTCCCACAGCGCC is from Gemmatimonadota bacterium and encodes:
- a CDS encoding aminoacetone oxidase family FAD-binding enzyme, with protein sequence MTESPVPLPVAVIGAGAAGLMAALHAARAGASVVLLERTSDGGRKILISGGGRCNVLPAVERPGAFVTDSSARLLRRLLGAWPLAEQRAFFESDLGLPLSLEAESAKLFPRSGKARDVRDALLDAARAAGVRPWFGAAVTDAVPTGNGWTVHLEGAPPLIACAVVLATGGLSVPATGSDGFGLKLADRLGHTVHPTYPALTPLTADPPPHAHLAGISLEVTLRAPAARPRVTTTGGFLFTHRGWSGPAVLDASHLATRARLGLAEPDSARIRVAWTRLDRDAWTAELQSGPGTVARAVGRHLPDRLVEQLLAQAGIPADRTLAQLRRGERTALVEALCDTLLPWTGDEGYKKAEVTGGGVALSEMDPHTLESRLCPGLFLCGELLDAFGPIGGHNFQWAWSTGRAAGLGAATHAQRPPHA
- a CDS encoding neutral zinc metallopeptidase, with the translated sequence MVQWEKRGRSRNLEDRRGQRVGRAGVGIGGTLLLLVLSVFFGPEVLQVLGPVVSATNNRPQVTEGPLETTAAEEETVDYVSFLLDDMQAVWNTRLPRMGADYRETTLVLFRDATPSACGLGQSAMGPFYCPRDEKVYLDLSFFDELAQRFGAPGDFAQAYVLAHEIGHHVQNVLGISTEVSRLQQARPNQANQLSVRLELQADCLAGVWGASAAAQGRLEPGDAQEGLRAAAAIGDDRIQRQTQGRVVPESFTHGTSEQRLEWLRRGLQSGDPNTCDTFGA
- a CDS encoding DUF2892 domain-containing protein, giving the protein MKMHYLIRRIAGIFVLGSLALGWWVHPAWFLFTAFVGFNLIQSSFTHFCPMEWMLAKAKVADPV
- a CDS encoding efflux RND transporter permease subunit — protein: MKTGPSGGIAQKFLHSKLTPLLIGASMAAGLGGLLTTPREEEPQIRVPMIDVAVGLPGANPREVERRIVEPLERALWEVPGVEYLYSASQSDGALVTARFEVGTEPELALTRLYGKLMANAASAPPGATPPLVTLHGINEVPILTITLSSAADHTGGYLLRQQAAELAAEIKRIPDVAESWVVGGAPREVRVTLDPAALAARGLSAGVVIHALGTSNVDLPAGTLVSDNRTVPVRVGHLLRRPDQVKDLVVGMQQGRAVRLGDVATIEDGPALPDQYVAHLEGADADFEPAVTIAIAKREGKNAADIAHRVLERVAELEGVVLSEDVRVTVTRDYGETATEKSRELLLHILIATLGVAVLVWLALGWREAVVVLVAVPVTLALTLLVYRLYGYTLNRITLFALVFAIGILVDDAIVVVENIARHLGMGRRHADEAAVIAVDEVGNPTILATLTVIAAILPMAFVSGLMGPYMRPIPVGASVAMIFSLVVAFAITPYLAVRLLRNHAPAHPTGGAGEEEEPRPTGRIADAYRSMLERWIADRRKRWTAYAVMVALLLVSVLLVPLKLVKVKMLPFDNKSEFQLIVDMPEGTTLERTNEVAQALALAVATDEDVHDVQTYAGVAAPFNFNGLVRHYFLRRGPTVADVQVNLADRHERDAQSHAIALRLRPVVDSVARAYGASVKLAEIPPGPPVLATLTAEVYGPDYDEQIRRAARVKEIFERTDGVVDVDWTVEAPHVQVRAAIDQAEALRAGITPEDLARTLAAAGGGAVGGLLHDEHAAEPVPLRIQLADADRSGVGDLAALPIATPGGARRLGSLAAFDSMPAPVTRHRKNLRPVVYVTADVAGAMESPAYAMLAMRHELGDEAEGIPVYYAASPTLTEESFLVWDGEWKITVDVFRDLGIAFAAVLVLIYVLVVAWFQSFLVPLVIMAPIPLTLIGILPAHALSGAFFTATSMIGMIALAGIIVRNSILLVDFVRLELERGRPLAEAVVASGLIRARPIVLTALAVVIGGIVMVTDPIFQGLGIALISGALVATLLTLVAIPLLYYEMMR